A genomic region of Chitinivibrio alkaliphilus ACht1 contains the following coding sequences:
- a CDS encoding type I restriction endonuclease subunit R, with product MTEYKPIAESNNFIVLDKYTKYSELHEIRPGYQTEANLERELIEDLQNQGYEFDRSIKSPETMLANVRVQLQTLNSVTFSESEWTRFVEEFLDNPSDTIVDKTRKIHDHYIYDFTFDDGHLQNIYLVDKKSITRNKLQVIQQFEQTGSHANRYDVTILVNGLPLVQIELKKRGVAIREAFNQVHRYSKESFNSENSLYKYIQMFVISNGTYTRYFANTVKREKNSFDFTMEWARSDNSRIQDIKDFTVTFFQKKTLLEILLHYSVFDTSDTLLIMRPYQIAATERILWKIQCTREANNWGTLESGGYVWHTTGTGKTLTSFKAARLATDLDFIDKVFFVVDRKDLDFQTMKEYQKFSPDSVNGSESTAGLKRNIGKDDNKIIVTTIQKLNNLMKSEKNLSVYSQKVVFIFDECHRSQFGEAQKNLKKKFKKYCQFGFTGTPIFPQNALSAETTASVFGRELHSYVITDAIRDEKVLKFKVDYNDVRPQFKQLENEQDEKKLTAAENKQAFLHPERIKEISRYLLNNYRLKTRRNNPGAVGFNAMFAVSSVDAAKCYYETLKELQKEDEKKLKIATIFSFAANEDQDAIGDILDETFEPSAMDQSAKEFLNKAIGDYNELFKTNYSTESNAFQNYYRDLSNRVKKQEIDLLIVVGMFLTGFDAPCLNTLFVDKNLRYHGLIQAYSRTNRIYGAGKSFGNIVTFRNLEKATVDAITLFGNSSTKQVILEKSYTEYMEGFTDIENGKARRGYLEVVNELNEKFPNPDEIVRESDKKEFAKLFGEYLRVENILQNYDEFAALQELQSIDTTDTEALEQFKVKHYLDDEKIEELKTIPVPDVRTVQDYRSTYNDIRDWLRREKQGTEQEESGIDWNDVVFEVDLLKSQEINLDYILELIFKNNKDKKTKADLIEDVRRLIRSSIGERAKEGLVIDFINQTDLDTIEDKASIIDAFFAFAQAEQLREVTELIAEEKLNEEPAKRYITASLKREYASENGTELNQLLPKMSPLNPQYRTKKQTVFQKISALVDKFKGVGGQV from the coding sequence ATGACCGAATACAAACCAATCGCCGAATCAAACAACTTCATCGTTCTCGACAAATACACCAAGTATTCAGAGCTTCACGAGATCAGACCGGGCTACCAAACCGAAGCAAATCTCGAACGTGAACTCATCGAAGATCTCCAAAATCAGGGCTACGAATTTGACCGTTCAATCAAATCACCGGAGACAATGCTCGCCAATGTGCGCGTTCAGCTCCAAACCCTCAACAGCGTCACCTTTTCCGAATCAGAGTGGACCCGCTTTGTAGAAGAGTTCCTCGACAACCCAAGCGACACCATCGTGGACAAAACACGCAAAATCCACGACCACTACATCTACGATTTTACATTCGATGACGGCCATCTCCAAAACATCTACCTCGTCGATAAAAAGAGCATCACCCGTAACAAACTGCAGGTGATACAGCAGTTTGAACAGACCGGCTCCCACGCCAACCGCTACGACGTCACCATTCTCGTCAACGGGCTCCCCCTGGTGCAGATTGAACTTAAAAAACGGGGCGTTGCCATCCGCGAAGCCTTCAATCAGGTGCATCGCTACAGCAAAGAGAGCTTTAACTCCGAAAACTCCCTCTACAAATACATTCAGATGTTCGTCATCTCCAACGGCACTTACACCCGCTACTTTGCCAACACGGTGAAACGCGAGAAAAACAGCTTCGATTTTACAATGGAATGGGCTCGTTCAGACAACAGCCGTATACAGGATATCAAAGATTTCACCGTCACCTTCTTCCAGAAAAAAACACTCCTCGAAATCCTCCTGCACTACTCCGTTTTTGACACCAGTGACACCCTCCTCATTATGCGTCCCTATCAGATCGCAGCCACAGAGCGCATACTCTGGAAAATACAATGCACACGCGAAGCAAATAACTGGGGAACCCTCGAAAGCGGCGGGTATGTCTGGCACACCACGGGCACCGGTAAAACCCTCACCAGCTTCAAAGCAGCACGCCTCGCTACAGACCTGGATTTTATCGATAAAGTGTTCTTTGTGGTCGATCGTAAGGATCTTGACTTTCAAACGATGAAAGAGTATCAGAAGTTTTCACCCGACAGCGTCAACGGTTCAGAAAGTACCGCCGGACTTAAACGCAATATCGGCAAAGACGACAATAAGATTATCGTCACCACCATCCAGAAACTCAATAACCTGATGAAATCGGAAAAGAATCTCTCCGTATACAGCCAAAAGGTTGTTTTTATCTTCGATGAATGTCACCGTTCACAATTTGGCGAAGCACAGAAGAACCTCAAAAAGAAATTTAAGAAGTATTGTCAGTTCGGCTTTACGGGCACCCCCATATTTCCGCAAAACGCCCTCTCCGCCGAAACCACCGCCTCCGTCTTTGGACGTGAACTCCATTCCTATGTCATCACCGATGCAATCCGTGATGAGAAGGTACTCAAATTCAAGGTGGACTACAACGATGTACGCCCACAGTTCAAACAGCTCGAAAACGAACAGGACGAAAAGAAACTCACCGCAGCGGAAAACAAACAAGCCTTCCTTCACCCGGAACGTATCAAAGAAATATCCCGCTACCTCCTCAACAACTACCGCCTTAAAACACGACGGAACAACCCCGGTGCAGTGGGGTTTAATGCAATGTTTGCCGTGAGTAGTGTCGATGCGGCCAAGTGCTACTACGAAACGCTCAAGGAACTGCAAAAAGAGGACGAAAAGAAGCTCAAGATAGCCACAATCTTCTCTTTCGCCGCCAATGAAGACCAGGATGCTATCGGTGATATTCTCGATGAAACCTTTGAACCCTCCGCGATGGATCAAAGCGCAAAGGAGTTTCTCAACAAAGCAATCGGCGACTACAACGAACTGTTCAAAACCAACTACAGCACCGAAAGCAACGCCTTTCAGAACTACTATCGCGACCTATCAAACCGTGTCAAAAAACAGGAGATTGACCTTCTCATTGTGGTGGGTATGTTCCTCACCGGTTTCGATGCCCCCTGTCTCAATACGCTCTTTGTAGATAAAAACCTCCGCTACCACGGACTCATTCAAGCCTACTCCCGCACCAACCGAATCTACGGCGCCGGTAAGAGCTTCGGGAATATCGTCACCTTCCGCAACCTCGAAAAGGCCACCGTGGATGCCATCACCCTCTTTGGAAACAGCAGTACAAAACAGGTGATTCTCGAAAAGAGTTACACCGAATATATGGAAGGATTCACGGACATCGAAAACGGGAAAGCCCGCCGTGGCTACCTCGAAGTGGTAAACGAACTAAACGAAAAGTTTCCCAACCCCGATGAAATCGTCCGTGAAAGCGACAAAAAAGAGTTCGCCAAACTCTTCGGTGAATACCTCCGCGTGGAAAACATCCTCCAGAACTACGATGAATTCGCAGCCCTCCAGGAACTGCAATCAATCGACACCACCGACACCGAAGCACTAGAACAGTTCAAAGTAAAACACTATCTCGATGATGAAAAGATTGAAGAGCTGAAAACAATCCCCGTTCCCGATGTGCGCACCGTGCAAGACTACCGTTCAACCTACAACGATATCCGCGACTGGCTACGCCGTGAAAAACAGGGCACAGAACAGGAAGAGTCTGGTATCGACTGGAATGATGTGGTCTTTGAAGTGGATCTTCTCAAATCGCAGGAAATCAACCTTGACTACATCCTTGAACTGATCTTCAAAAACAACAAAGACAAAAAGACAAAAGCCGACCTTATCGAAGACGTGCGCCGTCTCATCCGCTCAAGTATCGGCGAAAGAGCAAAAGAGGGGCTGGTGATTGACTTCATCAATCAAACCGACCTCGACACAATCGAAGACAAAGCGAGCATCATAGATGCCTTCTTTGCTTTCGCACAAGCGGAACAGCTTCGTGAAGTGACAGAGCTTATCGCAGAAGAAAAACTCAACGAGGAACCAGCAAAACGCTACATCACCGCCTCCCTCAAACGGGAATACGCCAGTGAAAACGGCACCGAACTAAACCAACTCCTCCCCAAAATGAGCCCCCTCAATCCACAGTACCGCACCAAAAAACAAACCGTTTTTCAAAAAATATCCGCACTGGTGGATAAGTTCAAAGGTGTTGGGGGGCAAGTTTAA